The Corynebacterium atypicum genome contains the following window.
CGTTGCGCTTGAGGTTGCGGAGTTCAAACGTGATCGCTTGTTGCTTCGCCTCTCCTAGAGGATGGTCTTTTAGCTTGTTCTGCAGCTCGTCGTGGGCTTCTCGCTCCCGCTCGTAGCACTCTTGGTCCGCGTGATGAGTGGCGCCTTCTTCCGAAGATGAGTAGTCGGAGCTGTCGTTATCAGTTCCGCTCTCCGCCTCTGTTCCAGCTTCCTCGTTTGCTGGTTTGCTCGCGGTGCCGTCAGTACCGTCGGTACCGGCATCCTCACCGCCGAACTCGCCATCATCCGCGCCGGCATCATCACCCTCGTCGTCGCAATTCTCCCCTGCTTTCCGATCAGGGGGCGGGGGAGGCTGTGGCGGGTTATAGAGCCGGTTGCCCTCGTGGATAAGCCCCCACGCCTTGCGGTAGGAGATATCGAAAAGCTCGGCAATAAAATCGGCGGGCTTACTCGGGCCAACCAGGTTGCCGGCTTCTCGTTTGCTCGCCAAGTGGGCAATCAAGAGCTGGAAGTCGGAGGTAGATCTGCATGCGCCAAAGAAAAGCCTTAACGCTGGCAGCCCCTCACCCAACTCGCTGCACAAGGAGTCGGGGCTGAATGCGGACATAAATGCTTCCATGGCGTCGCGAGCCGCTTCAGCCTTAGCCAATAGATCTGCACCCAGCGCGCTGGAACCTGCCATGTCCCCTCCTCCCCGAAAACTCACCAGGCACAGTGCCCGCCGAGGTCCTACCCACCTGAACGCCAGACCGTGCGTGACTAGTTGCCTACCCTCACTGGGTCGGGCTCCAGAGTGGTCCTAAAAATCAACTAACTTCAGCATAGCTTATATTTTCGATTGCGCAAGCCCGCGGCCGAAATTATTTCTATGCAATAGCTCACACTAAACCCGCCTAACTGCACTGAACCGCCATATAGCATGCCGGCGTGACCAAGACTCAACCTCAGGGGAAGAACATGTGTTCTACTCACTCCGCGCGCCCCATACGCTCAAATAAATCGCTAACCTGGCAGCATGACCGACACGACGCACACCCACGAACAACCACAGACGCGAGACATCGACGTCGCCGTATTCGGCGCAACCGGCTACATAGGCCGCCTTATATCCTCTTACCTGGCTCGCAACCACCCTGAGCTCACTATCGCGATCGCCGGCCGGGACACGGGAAAACTAAGCCGAGTACGTGCGGATTTAGACCAGGAAAGCCCCCTTGCATCCCCCTACCCTGTGATTATCGTCGACGCATTGGATCGTGAAGGGCTCGATGATCTTGCCGCCCGCAGCCGCGTCGTCTTGAGTACCGTAGGGCCATACCTCGATTTTGGGGCTGAGCTCATTGCAGCGTGCGTAGAGCACGGCACTGATTACGTGGACCTGAGCGGAGAAGCGCCATTCGTCGCCCAGAACGCGCGCAGGCACCACACGCGCGCGTTATGTACCGGGGCCCGGATTGTCAGCGCCTGCGGCTTTGACTCCGTGCCTTCAGATATTGGCTTGCTCGCAGCGCATCTAGCTGCGGCAGAGCACCCAGAGGATGGTCCGATCACGCAGGCTACAATGCTCGTCCACAGGCTCCGCGGAGGCCTGTCCGGCGGCACCATTGCGAGTATGCGCGGTGTCGCGAAGCGTGCGCAGCGAGACCCTGAACTTGCCGCGATGCTTGCCGACGCCCTCTCACTCACCCCCGCGCACACCGGCGAGCAGGATAGGATTTCGGCACCGAACGGGGGTGAACACCCCGAGGCTTGCCACCCGGCTGCTGAAGATTTCACCATCAGCTGGGATGGCGCTATCGACGATGCTGTCGTCTTGGATCTTGCCGAGCAACGCGTAGATGGGCTTGCCGGCTTTTGGGCCGGGCCGTTTTTCATGTCGCCCTTTAACACCCGCGTGGTGTACCGCTCGCAGGATCTGTTTGCCCAAGCCCATCGGGGAACTCTTGGAAGCAACCACCTCGAGGAGAATGGCAAGAACGCCAAGTCAGCCGGCGAATTCACGCAGACCAATGCATTTTCCTACCGCGAAGGCATTCTTACTGGGCGCGGATTGCCGGGCCAGCTGAAAGCTCGCCTGGTACAAGCGGCAACCAAGGCTGGTCTCGGGCTTTTGGCCGTGCCAGCATTGGGCCCGATTTTGGACCGCCTGTTGCCCGCGCCCGGCGAAGGTCCGAGCGAGCAAGAGCGTCTATCCGGAGGTTTTATCGTGGTCCACTACGCACGCACGGCCCACGGAGGGCGTTACGAGTCGACCGTTTGCGCCGCTGGGGATCCTGGCTACCAGGTAACGGTGACGATGATTGCTGAAGCTGCCGTTGAGCTACTCGCCACACGCCCCACCTCGGAAGCGCCGCGGGTAGAGAGGGAAAACCTCCTGGATCCCCTGCCCGCGGGTGTGCTGACACCTGCGACCGCACTGGGGGCTGGGTACATCCGGCGGCTACGTGGGTGCGGTGTAACGATCGAAGCGCATCGTGTTTAGGCGGTCAGTCTGGGGGGCTGGCAAAGCGCTCTAGCCGTACTGTGTCATCGTGCGCAGCTGGCCGTGGGCGAGGAGGTGCGCGGCGTCATCAGTGATGCGCGCCTGCCAGAGCTGTGTGCGCTTGCCCACCTGCAGCGGAGTCGCGCTGGCGCGCAGAAGCCCCGAGCGAGTCGAGGCGATGAAGTCTGTGGAATTGGTCATGCCGACCACCAGCTTGCCGGTAGCCAGCAACGCTGCGGTAGAGCCGACGGATTCGACCAGTGCCGTATATACCCCTCCGTGGACCAGCCCGGCAGGTTGCAGGTGCCCGCTGCCGACCTCCAGCTCTGCCTCCACATGCTTTGGCCCCAACGCTACGTACCGGATCCCCAGGGTGCGCTCGAGGCCGTAGAGATCCTCGTTGACCTGCGCCAGTTCCTCATCGTTGAGGTCGCGTTGTTGCGCCTTGTGATACAGCTCGAGTAGTCGCATAGCGGTAAAGACTAGCGCGAATATCGTTCGGGCGGGGCAACTAGTTAGGAGGCACGCCCGGCCGGTGAAGGTATCCGGCGCTGCTAGCGACGCAGGCACCGTGGCCTGATCTGACAAGCACCGTAGCTTGATACGACAAGCGTGGCCTGATCACGCAGGCACCGGCGCGCTAAGGGCTCCAGCCACAATCACCACCGGAACCTCTACCGGGGCAGGCAGGCACCCGCGCGCATAAGGGGTCCAGCCCGCTTAGTTGCACTTTCGGCTTTGGGTAATTTCTGGCAACCGGCGTTGTCCACCGCCCTCACACCACTACGATTGGACGCATGACTAACCCCGCTCATTCCTCGCAAGATGCCACCGGATCCTCGGCGGCGACCGGCTCGGCGCAGATCGGCGTCGTCGGCCTGGCCGTCATGGGCTCCAACCTGGCCCGCAACTTCGCGCGCCACGGTCACACCGTAGCGGTGTACAACCGCACCACCGCCAAGACCGATTCCTTCATGGAAAACCACAGCTCAGAGGGCAACTTTGTGCCCTCGGCGACGATCGAAGAGTTCGTTGCCTCGCTGGAAAAGCCGCGTCGGGCAGTCATCATGGTGCAGGCGGGCCGCGCGACCGACGCCGTGGTCGACCAGCTGGCGGACGCGATGGAAGAAGGCGACATCATCGTCGACGGTGGCAACTCCCTGTTCACCGACACCATCGAGCGCGAAAAGAAGATCCGCGCCCGCGGCCTGCACTTTGTGGGCACCGGCATTTCCGGCGGTGAAGAGGGTGCGTTGAACGGCCCGTCGATCATGCCGGGCGGGACGGAAGAATCCTACAAGTCGCTCGGTCCCCTGCTTGAGTCCATCTCCGCGCACGTGGATGGCGAGCCCTGCTGCACGCACATCGGCGAAAACGGCGCCGGCCACTTTGTCAAGATGGTGCACAACGGCATCGAGTACGCGGACATGCAGGTCATCGGCGAGGCCTACCAGCTTCTGCGCCACGGCGCGGGCATGGAGCCGGCCGAGATTGCAGACGTGTTCAAGGATTGGAACGACGGCGACCTCAACAGCTACTTGATCGAAATCACCGCCGAGGTTCTCGGCCAGGTGGACGCCGAGACGGGCAAGCCGTTTATCGACGTCGTGGTGGACGCCGCAGGCCAGAAGGGTACGGGCCGCTGGACGGCGAAGGAGGCTCTCGATTTGGGCGTCGCCGTCACCGGGATTGGCGAGGCAGTCTTCGCCCGCGCCCTGTCTTCCGCCACCGCGCAGCGCGAGGCTGCCCAGGGCGAGTTGCCCTCTGGCGCGGTAGCCACCTTCGAAGACCTGGGAGTAAGCCGGGAGGACTTCATCGAAAACGTTCGCCGCGCGCTCTACGCCTCTAAGCTGGTGGCTTACGCGCAAGGCTTCGATGAGATCGCGGCGGGCGCGAAGGAATACGGCTGGGATATTGATCCACGCGATCTGGCCCGGATCTGGCGCGGCGGCTGCATCATCCAGGCGAAGTTCTTGAACCGCATCGTCGAGGCCTACGATCGCGACGCCCAGTTGCCGTCACTGCTCCTCGACCCCTACTTCAAGGAGCAGATCGCCGATTCCGTAGACGCCTGGCGCAAGGTCGTGGTCGCGGCCACGCAGCTGGGTCAGCCGGTGCCCGTCTTTGCCTCTTCGTTGAGCTACTTCGATTCGCTGCGGGCCAAGCGGCTCCCGGCCGCGTTGATTCAGGGCCAGCGCGATTTCTTCGGTGCGCACACGTACCAGCGCGTGGATAAGGAGGGGACCTTCCACACGCTCTGGTCCAGTGATCGCTCCGAGGTAGAGGCCTAAGCGAAGGCTGTTGCCCAGCGCGCACCTGCTCGCGCTGGGTTGCTTCCACGGCGGGTTGCTTTCCAGCCGGGAAAGCGCTTCTCGCTTTATGGTCCGCCCTGGCCGCACTTGCAAATAAGCGCTTCTAGATGAGGTCTAGATGAGGTCGGCGGAATCGACCTCGCCGGCCCCGCCGCCGTACGTGGCGAGGCCGGTTTTTCACGCGTGCTGAGGCTTGGGGCGGTGCGCGAGGCTTGACCGCTTGGTCTGGCCGTGTGAGTGTCACAGAGGTCGACATGGTTGCCCACCCGGTTCGGCCTAGCTGGGCAAACGCTAACCCCGACCACGACGGTGTTGACCTCTGTGACAGGTTGATGGCGCCGCAAACGGCTAAAGCCACCATCCAGCCTGAGGCGACCCAGCAAGTTGTGGCCTCGAGCCTGCGGCGGCTAGATAGTTCGGTCCCCAGGCCCCGCGCCAACTTGGCAGCTCACCGGCTCCGACCCGCGCAGCCGGACAAACAGAATACGCGCGCCTTACATCCAGGTAGTTTTTGATAACTACTTATCTTGCTCTAATATTTGCAGAACGTTTCCTAGATCAATCTTGCGGGCCACCCACCCTCACAGTGGCCTGTATATATTTGAGCAGTCGAGGATATCCGGTGGAAAGTGTTCGTATCTGTGCAGCCGTGGCGTTGGTGGCGGGACTAGGGCTTAGTGCCTCGGTTGGGCTCGCACCTGAACCCCTGCAGGATACGGGGTTAGTGGCGGCTGCCCAGGCCCAGGAGCCCAACGTCGCTCCTTCGGGAGCGATCCCGTCGGGCGGTAATAGCTTGACCATTCATAAGTACGACGGTGATACCGGGACGTCTCGGGATGACGGCCTGCCCAAAGGTGCCGATGCGCTGAACGGACACAATCCACTTGAGGGCGTGACGTTCCACCTGTTCAAGCTGGACATCTACGAAAATAAAGAAGGCGCGCCCACGAAAGTAGATTTAACCACTAACGCCGGCTGGCAGGCCCTGCAGGGCATTAGCATGAGGGACTTGCGGGAGGCGCTCTTTGAGGGCCCGGAGATCGTCGAGAACATACAAAGCGGCCCCGTGACCGTGGGCGAGGGTGAGGGCGCCTATCAGGTTACGGTCACCGAGGTGAAGGGCAACCAGGCCGGCGACGAGGCGGCGGCTCAGGCGGAAAGCGCCCAAGGCTCCGGGCAGAAGACGGGTGCTGACGGCGCGGCCACGTTCAGCGGATTGGACACGGCCGTGTACATGGTGGTCGAGGAGACGAACCCGCGGCCGACCGGCGTGCAGGGTGCGGTGGCCCCCGCGGCGCCGTTTATCACCACTGCCCCGATCACGCACCCGACAGAGCGCAACGGATGGCTGCAGGATATCCACGTCTACCCGAAGAACCAGGTATCCGACGTCCAGGCCAAGAAAGCCGTGGTGGGCGACGATCAGTCGCTGGACGTCTTCCAGCAGGCGCACAACTCCGGCGAGTACATGAAGTACCAGATCACCGCCGGCGTGCCGAGCGCTGTCACGGCGTACTCGGTGACCGATAAGCTCCCGGCCAAGCTGGGCGAGGCGCAAGACTTCGTAGTCAAGGCTGGAGACGAGACTTTGGCCGAGAACACCGACTACTCGGTGACTAAGTGGACTCTGGGCGCAGAGAGCCAGCAACAGCACCTCTTCCGCGTGGACCTCAACGAAACGGGCGCCACGAAGGCCCGCGGCAAGAACCTCACCGTGGAGTTCCGAGCCAAGGTGGCCGATGGTCTCGCCGCCGGCACGTCGCTGAGCAATACCGCCTGGGCCCGCCCCGGCGCCCCGCTCGTCGCAGATCCGGCCGGCACCAACTGGGACCCGGCCAACGGCAACCTCGCCGGCGTGGCCACCAACGAGGTCACCTCAACCTACGGCCAGGTCAACCTCACGGTGAATCCGGCCGAGGGTGAGACGAACGTGCCCAGCGGCGCGGAGTTCGGCCTTTTCCGCTGCGACGCGGACGGCAACGTGGTCGGCGCTGACGGCCAGGCCGTGGGCAACACCCCGGATGCCGTCGAGAATGCCGCGCTGAGCCTCGACGGCAACAAGGCGGTCACGCTGACCAACCAGGCCGACGCCGCCTTCACCACCGCGATGTTCCCGGGCGTGCACCTGACCAATCAGGCCCCCGGCGAGAACGGTGCGACGAACCAGACGGATGTCTGGAACAACGTGGGCTCGACCTTCTGCCTCGTGCAGACCAAGGCCCCCGAGGGCTACGTGCCGCTGGCCGAGCCGATCACCGTGGAGAACTTCGGTGACACTGACACGCAAGGCAACGTGACGATCAACTTGGTCAAGGCCAACGCCGGCTTCCAGCTGCCGCTGACCGGTGGTATGGGCATCGTGGCCATCGTGGTCGTGGGCCTGGCGGTGGCCGGCGGCGGCCTGTGGTGGGTCCGCCGCGATAACGCCACCGCCTAAGGCGGCGTTGCGGCCGCCAGGCTGCGGCTCGCCGCCAAGCCTGTGCCTGTCCTACGAGGCCTCCGGGATCCCTGCCGGGGCCCGCAGAGGCATAGGCCCAGGCTGCAATAGACGCCAATAAGCACCAATAAGTACATCTTTGTTGAGGTTGTAGAGGGAGTTGTCGGTGACTATCGTCGCGACGCACGCCGGCCCAGAGCATCCGGAAAACGCTCCGGCCCACATTGGCGGGCGCAGCCGGTTGCGCCGCCTTCTGCCCTACCTCATCGTGCTTCTTGGCGTGCTCATCATGGCCTATCCCGTGGTGGTCACGCAGCTGCGCAACCACGGCCAGCTCGAGGCGGCGGACTCGTACCGCAGCGAGGCCGATGAGCTCTCCGAGGCGGAGCGCGAGGCCATCCTCGCCGACGCCCGCGCGTATAACGAGACGGAGACCGGCGCCCCGATCCTGGATCCCTGGCTGGCTCGGGTGTCTAAGCAGAACGTTCCGTACCAGAACTACCTTGAGACGCTGCGCTCGCCGAAGTCGACGGCGAAGAACCCGGCGATAGCCGTGCTGACCATTCCTGCGATCGACCTCAAGCTGCCGGTGTTCCACGGCACGGAGCCACAGCAGCTGGCCGAGGGCGTGGGCCACCTTTACGGCTCGGCGCTTCCCGTCGGCGGCGAGGGGATGCATTCGGTGCTTACCGCCCACACCGGGTATCCCACGGCGACGCTCTTTGACAATCTCAACAAGGTCAAGGAAGACGACACTTTCTTCATCGAGACCTTTGGCGAGACCTTGAAGTACCAGGTGCACCAGATCGAGGTGGTGCTTCCCGGCGAGACGGATAGCCTGCTGCCCCAGCGGGGCAAAGACTTGGTCACGCTGATCACGTGCACCCCCTATGGTGTGAATACGCACCGCATCCTGGTGCACGCGCACCGGGTGCCGTTCACGCCGGCAGACCAGGCGGCGCTGGATAACGCCTCGGGCACGATCTGGCAGTGGTGGATGGCCATCGTCATCGCGCTCATCCTTTTGGTGCTCGCCGCGCTGTACTGGCTCATCCGCCGGTGGCGCAAGCGCATGCAAGAGGCGGAGGCAGCCGCCGCTCTAACCGAGCCGGAGCAGGCCCAATCCTCAGAGGAGGGTTCGCTTGGCGACGCCGCGGACAGCGGAAAGGGCCGTGGGGCGAAGCGCCCGCGCGACGGCTGGTTCGGCGGCTCGGCGCACGTGGTGCTTGCGTTGGCGACGGCCGCCGCTACCGCCGCGGGCGCCTTGGGCGCCTTTCAGGAGGCAGGCTTCGGCCCCGCGCTTGCGCAAGCGGGGACCTTGGGGGCCGGGGAGGTTCCGGCACGCGTCGTACTCGCGCAGGCCGCCGTGGCGGATGAGGTCGCGTCGGCCGGGGCGATTGACGCCAGCCGGCGGGGTTCGATGACGGTCCAGTTGGCCGCGGAGAACCCGCACAACGACGAGCACCACGTGACCGTGGCCGGGCAGACGATCGTGCTCGAGCGGCTCACCGGCTTCGACGTGACCGACTACCGCGACCAGGAGCGGCTGTCCAGGCTGAAGCTCAAGGATATCTGCTCCGACCGGTTGGATGGGCAGATTGAGAAGGTGGCACAAAAAGTCACGGGCGCCAGCGGGGCGGTCACGTTCGAGGGCCTCGCCCCCGCCGCCTACCTGGTCAGCGGTGAAACTTCGGGCGGCGAGGAGCTCTTCCCGCGCTGGGTCGTGCTCGTCCCGCGACTCGTCTCGGGGCGCGATGGCGAGAGCGCCTGGAACTACAACGTCACGGTCAACCCCAAGGCCTTGATCACCCCGGAGACCCCCAGCCCGAAGAACTCCCCGGAGGTGCCCTTCCCTATCGCAACGGGTAACCCGGAGCACCCGGACGAGCCATCGGGCGTGGCGCGCCCGGCGCCGCAAGCGGCGCGCACCACCGACGTGCCCGCTCCTGAGGCAACCAAGGGCCACCCGGGCGGCCAGGCCGCTGGCCTACCGGGCACCCGCTCGCTGGCCCAGACCGGGGCCTCGGTGATCGGCCTGGTGCTCGCTGCGCTGGCACTGATCCTCATCGGGATGTGGCTGCGCCGGCGCAGAGACGACCAAGAAGACCAAGACCACCAGCATTCTTCAACTCAAGCTTCTAAGGGTGACCACTCATGATTGCACACGCTGCTCGACGCCTCGCCGCGGCGGTAGCCGCGCTCGTCCTGCTCGCCGTCACCCTGGTGGCCGTCGGGCCGCAGAGCCCGAACGTGCCCTTTGGCCCGCAGGCGGCCGGCGCTCAGGAGCGGGCCGGAGGCGAGCCGGGTGCCAGGGACAACCGCGCGCCTGATGCCGCGATCCGCGAGCGCGCAGCCACGGCCGATGCAACCCGCGGGCCGGGCGCCCGTGCCGCCGAGAGCCGGGGCCCAGGCGAGCGCGCCGACGGAGACTTCAAGGAGTCGAACACGTGCCTGGAGCAGGAGAACAACGTGCTCTTCTTGTTCGATCACACGTGGCTGTCTAACTCCGTGACGCCGCTGGGGGTCAAAAATTTGATCAGCCGCAGCGTCGAGGGGCTATTGGGAACGAACTCCCGAGTGACCGTTGTCCCATTTGCATCGACGACGCCGCACAACAGCACGTACCAGATGAGCGGTTCTACCCGGACGCAGCAGGGCGTAGACCAGCTCATTAAGAAAGTGTTTGAAGCGATCAATAGCAACGACGGCACCTCACCCAACTGGGCCGGGGCCTTCCAGTGGGCCCGCGAGAATGCGCCAGCGACGGGCTGGGACTCGATCGTGTTTATTGGCACATCGCCGCCGTGGTTAAGCGTTAACGGTGAAACCGGAATCATGACGTCACGAGTCGACAAAGTTGACTTGGACTCGGCGGGATTCGAGTTGGCTCGGCTGATGGAGGCCAACCCAGGGGCTAATTTTATGCCCGTTGTCACGGACTATCTTGAAAGAGATAGCAACAGGACGCAGGTTTATAATCCGTTTCGGCGGTGGACCAACGGCGAGATTATGCAGCACATCTTCGGTGGATTTGCCACGCGTTACCAAGTCCCGGTCGGGAGATTAGCAACACAGACCGTCTATGACGACGTCATGGAGCGGATCAAACCGTGGTGCCTCAACGTCTCCACGGAGCTGGTGGACGGGACCGGCCAGAGTTACGACGCCGCGGAAGACAGCACAATTGACATTGAGACAGCGCCGCCGCTGAAGATCTCGCCCGGCCGCGCCTCGGCGGGGACCTTCGAAAACAGGATCGAGGACTCGAACTCGACCACCCCGCTGCTGCCGAACTACGGCCAGATGCGCACGAACAACCAGGGTAAAGTCGGCGGCCACCTCTACGCCACGGAGGGCAAGCCCGGGCGCTTCACGCTGCGCCCGCAGCTTTCCGAGGATATCAGGTTCTACGCGGACAACCCGATGACGTGCCGGGCGACCACGTTGAGCAACGCCGATGACGCGGGCGCCAGACAGGCCAGAACCCGAGAGGTGGGAACGCTCAGCAAGGGCCCGCGCGGGGAGCCGGTGATGACGATCGACTCGAAACCCGGCGAGTCGATCGAGTGCACGGTGCGCACCGCCAGGAGATTCCGCTGGAGCTTACCGCCGACGTCCGCGCCGGCGAGAACAACCCATTCGCCCAGCAGATCAACACCCATGAGATCGAGGCCGCGCTGAAGTGCTGGTCGAGCGGCAAGAAGACCGGTGCCCCGGATATCGACCGGGTCTACCGCGGCCGCCCCGTAAACGGCAAGCTGCCGTTGGACAAGGTCACCGCTGGCCCGGGTGAGGACCAGGTCATGGTCCCGGTGGGCACGGTCTGCGAGGTAAAAAGCGAGCCAACGGAGATCACCGACCAAGACGGCCGGCAGATCCCGGCGAACGCGGTGGTACGCTGGCGCGTGGAACAGGGCACCGAGTCGAACACGGTGAATAACCAGGTCTCCACCGAATTCACGGTGGGCAAGGAGGCGCACCTCGACGGCCCTTCCGGCGCCCGGGTGCACCTGACGCACGATTACCAGTTCATCCTGGGTTACATGGCCGTGGGCCTCGAGATCACCGGCCTCACCCCCGCCAAGAAGGCGGAGCTTTTTGCCACGCTGCCGGGCGGCAAGATGCCGCTGCAGTACTCCTGCCGCTACGTGCGCGACGCGTCGCTGCTGCCGGAAATCTCCGGCGTGCACCCCCAGGACGTCAAACCGTTGATCGATATCGCGCACCTGAGCGAGGGCAACTCCAGCCAGTGGGACGCCGCGGGCCAGACCTGGGCGCACCTGGACGGCCCCGAGGCGTTTACCTTCCTGCCGCCGATGCCGATGGGCACCCAGTGCTTGTTCCAGCTAGAGGACCTAGCCGGCAACTCCCCGCAGCTAGACGGCTTTACCTACGATCTCCATACGTATT
Protein-coding sequences here:
- a CDS encoding class C sortase, with the protein product MTIVATHAGPEHPENAPAHIGGRSRLRRLLPYLIVLLGVLIMAYPVVVTQLRNHGQLEAADSYRSEADELSEAEREAILADARAYNETETGAPILDPWLARVSKQNVPYQNYLETLRSPKSTAKNPAIAVLTIPAIDLKLPVFHGTEPQQLAEGVGHLYGSALPVGGEGMHSVLTAHTGYPTATLFDNLNKVKEDDTFFIETFGETLKYQVHQIEVVLPGETDSLLPQRGKDLVTLITCTPYGVNTHRILVHAHRVPFTPADQAALDNASGTIWQWWMAIVIALILLVLAALYWLIRRWRKRMQEAEAAAALTEPEQAQSSEEGSLGDAADSGKGRGAKRPRDGWFGGSAHVVLALATAAATAAGALGAFQEAGFGPALAQAGTLGAGEVPARVVLAQAAVADEVASAGAIDASRRGSMTVQLAAENPHNDEHHVTVAGQTIVLERLTGFDVTDYRDQERLSRLKLKDICSDRLDGQIEKVAQKVTGASGAVTFEGLAPAAYLVSGETSGGEELFPRWVVLVPRLVSGRDGESAWNYNVTVNPKALITPETPSPKNSPEVPFPIATGNPEHPDEPSGVARPAPQAARTTDVPAPEATKGHPGGQAAGLPGTRSLAQTGASVIGLVLAALALILIGMWLRRRRDDQEDQDHQHSSTQASKGDHS
- a CDS encoding SpaH/EbpB family LPXTG-anchored major pilin, producing MESVRICAAVALVAGLGLSASVGLAPEPLQDTGLVAAAQAQEPNVAPSGAIPSGGNSLTIHKYDGDTGTSRDDGLPKGADALNGHNPLEGVTFHLFKLDIYENKEGAPTKVDLTTNAGWQALQGISMRDLREALFEGPEIVENIQSGPVTVGEGEGAYQVTVTEVKGNQAGDEAAAQAESAQGSGQKTGADGAATFSGLDTAVYMVVEETNPRPTGVQGAVAPAAPFITTAPITHPTERNGWLQDIHVYPKNQVSDVQAKKAVVGDDQSLDVFQQAHNSGEYMKYQITAGVPSAVTAYSVTDKLPAKLGEAQDFVVKAGDETLAENTDYSVTKWTLGAESQQQHLFRVDLNETGATKARGKNLTVEFRAKVADGLAAGTSLSNTAWARPGAPLVADPAGTNWDPANGNLAGVATNEVTSTYGQVNLTVNPAEGETNVPSGAEFGLFRCDADGNVVGADGQAVGNTPDAVENAALSLDGNKAVTLTNQADAAFTTAMFPGVHLTNQAPGENGATNQTDVWNNVGSTFCLVQTKAPEGYVPLAEPITVENFGDTDTQGNVTINLVKANAGFQLPLTGGMGIVAIVVVGLAVAGGGLWWVRRDNATA
- the gndA gene encoding NADP-dependent phosphogluconate dehydrogenase encodes the protein MTNPAHSSQDATGSSAATGSAQIGVVGLAVMGSNLARNFARHGHTVAVYNRTTAKTDSFMENHSSEGNFVPSATIEEFVASLEKPRRAVIMVQAGRATDAVVDQLADAMEEGDIIVDGGNSLFTDTIEREKKIRARGLHFVGTGISGGEEGALNGPSIMPGGTEESYKSLGPLLESISAHVDGEPCCTHIGENGAGHFVKMVHNGIEYADMQVIGEAYQLLRHGAGMEPAEIADVFKDWNDGDLNSYLIEITAEVLGQVDAETGKPFIDVVVDAAGQKGTGRWTAKEALDLGVAVTGIGEAVFARALSSATAQREAAQGELPSGAVATFEDLGVSREDFIENVRRALYASKLVAYAQGFDEIAAGAKEYGWDIDPRDLARIWRGGCIIQAKFLNRIVEAYDRDAQLPSLLLDPYFKEQIADSVDAWRKVVVAATQLGQPVPVFASSLSYFDSLRAKRLPAALIQGQRDFFGAHTYQRVDKEGTFHTLWSSDRSEVEA
- a CDS encoding saccharopine dehydrogenase family protein produces the protein MTDTTHTHEQPQTRDIDVAVFGATGYIGRLISSYLARNHPELTIAIAGRDTGKLSRVRADLDQESPLASPYPVIIVDALDREGLDDLAARSRVVLSTVGPYLDFGAELIAACVEHGTDYVDLSGEAPFVAQNARRHHTRALCTGARIVSACGFDSVPSDIGLLAAHLAAAEHPEDGPITQATMLVHRLRGGLSGGTIASMRGVAKRAQRDPELAAMLADALSLTPAHTGEQDRISAPNGGEHPEACHPAAEDFTISWDGAIDDAVVLDLAEQRVDGLAGFWAGPFFMSPFNTRVVYRSQDLFAQAHRGTLGSNHLEENGKNAKSAGEFTQTNAFSYREGILTGRGLPGQLKARLVQAATKAGLGLLAVPALGPILDRLLPAPGEGPSEQERLSGGFIVVHYARTAHGGRYESTVCAAGDPGYQVTVTMIAEAAVELLATRPTSEAPRVERENLLDPLPAGVLTPATALGAGYIRRLRGCGVTIEAHRV
- a CDS encoding PaaI family thioesterase; translated protein: MRLLELYHKAQQRDLNDEELAQVNEDLYGLERTLGIRYVALGPKHVEAELEVGSGHLQPAGLVHGGVYTALVESVGSTAALLATGKLVVGMTNSTDFIASTRSGLLRASATPLQVGKRTQLWQARITDDAAHLLAHGQLRTMTQYG